The proteins below are encoded in one region of Segatella copri:
- a CDS encoding ATP-binding protein yields the protein MFNRIIIQELKQWRAKKDRKPLIMLGARQVGKTSVLQKFGEEYFEHCAYFSLNEEEGVCDIFRKTKNPLQILEQLSYLTSEPILPQKTLLILDEIQDCPEAISAMKYFCEKTPEYVVACAGSLLGLAFGHQGFSFPVGKVDHINMYPVTFSEFLEQRDERLYQYYMSIDSLEPLPDVFFDRLSQAFTAYRISGGMPAAAMKMIEKDLSGVETTLRNILQDYSLDFVKHATPLLANRISHVWKSLPSQLAKENRKFVYQLVRPGARAREYEDALTWLKNAGLIYKVSLCSTPQVPLKSYEDLSIFKIYSLDVGLLRVLADLSPEAYLVDNPIFKEYKGALAENYILQSLVANGVNCSHYWASGNKAEVEFIVQRGLEVIPVEVKSGTSVTGRSLIEYNKRYSPGLRIRYSMLNLKRDDSFINIPLFLADRTEKLIFK from the coding sequence ATGTTTAATAGAATAATTATTCAAGAATTAAAACAATGGAGAGCTAAAAAAGACCGTAAGCCATTGATTATGCTGGGCGCTCGACAAGTAGGAAAGACTTCTGTACTTCAGAAGTTCGGAGAAGAATATTTTGAGCATTGCGCATATTTTAGTCTCAATGAAGAAGAGGGAGTCTGCGATATCTTTCGCAAGACCAAGAACCCGCTGCAAATCCTCGAGCAATTGTCATATCTTACTTCAGAACCTATTTTGCCTCAGAAGACTTTGCTTATTCTTGATGAGATACAAGACTGTCCGGAAGCCATTAGCGCAATGAAATATTTCTGCGAAAAGACACCGGAATATGTTGTGGCTTGTGCTGGTTCTCTTTTGGGGTTGGCTTTTGGTCATCAAGGCTTTTCGTTTCCTGTGGGTAAGGTTGACCATATAAATATGTATCCTGTCACTTTTTCTGAGTTTTTGGAGCAGCGAGATGAAAGGCTTTACCAATATTATATGTCAATAGATAGCTTGGAACCTCTTCCTGACGTTTTTTTTGATAGACTTTCTCAGGCATTTACTGCCTATCGTATATCTGGTGGAATGCCAGCTGCGGCAATGAAGATGATAGAAAAGGATCTGAGTGGCGTGGAAACAACTCTACGTAATATCTTGCAAGATTATTCCTTGGACTTTGTGAAGCATGCTACGCCTTTACTGGCTAATAGGATTTCGCATGTTTGGAAGTCTTTGCCGTCACAGTTGGCTAAGGAAAATAGAAAGTTTGTTTATCAGCTGGTTCGTCCTGGTGCAAGAGCGAGGGAATATGAGGATGCTCTTACATGGCTTAAAAATGCGGGATTGATATATAAGGTAAGCTTGTGCTCTACTCCGCAAGTTCCTTTGAAATCGTATGAAGATTTGAGCATCTTCAAGATTTATAGTCTTGATGTGGGATTATTGAGAGTGCTTGCTGATTTGAGTCCTGAGGCTTATCTGGTTGATAATCCTATATTTAAAGAATATAAGGGTGCTTTGGCAGAGAATTATATTCTTCAGAGTCTAGTGGCTAATGGCGTTAATTGTTCCCATTATTGGGCTTCGGGTAATAAAGCAGAAGTGGAATTTATTGTTCAGCGTGGTTTGGAAGTTATTCCGGTGGAAGTGAAGTCGGGTACCAGTGTCACGGGGCGTAGTTTGATAGAGTATAACAAAAGGTACTCACCTGGTTTGCGCATCAGATATTCGATGCTTAATCTCAAGAGGGATGATTCCTTTATCAACATCCCTCTTTTCCTGGCTGATAGAACGGAGAAACTGATTTTTAAATAA
- a CDS encoding M18 family aminopeptidase — MIKRLLSFLDASPVNFLAVKNISEELEKNGFRRMNPQEPLGKIEAGEKFFVTKNDSSIYAFQIGKKPLADAGFHMICAHCDSPTFRIKPNAEMLCEGGIVKLNTEVYGGPIMSTWFDRPLTLAGRVIVKGENAMNPQTLLLHVKRPLLQISNLAIHFNRKVNDGVKLSKQKDVLPILGIINDELEKGNLLMNVITGELNIQKEDVLDFDLYLADATPACTFGVHDEFISSGRLDDLSMCWAGVEAMIASVANDTTQVLAIFDNEETGSQTKQGAGSPFLSYMLQRIALAQSHTEEAYYQAVERAFMISADNAHAWHPNYSEKFDPTNHPKLGGGPVIKFNAAQKYASDAVSAAIFANICDAAGVPCQRFVNHSDVAGGSTLGNILASSIPLKGVDMGNAILAMHSCRETGSVIDHEYCVKAFTKFYQL, encoded by the coding sequence ATGATCAAAAGATTATTATCCTTTCTAGACGCATCGCCAGTGAATTTCCTGGCAGTAAAGAATATCTCCGAGGAATTGGAGAAGAACGGGTTCCGACGTATGAACCCACAGGAGCCTTTGGGCAAGATTGAAGCGGGTGAAAAGTTCTTCGTTACCAAGAACGACTCTTCCATCTACGCCTTCCAAATCGGAAAGAAGCCTTTGGCAGATGCCGGTTTCCACATGATCTGCGCCCACTGCGACTCGCCTACCTTCCGCATCAAGCCAAATGCTGAGATGCTTTGCGAGGGCGGTATCGTAAAACTGAATACCGAGGTTTATGGTGGTCCTATCATGTCAACCTGGTTCGACCGTCCGCTCACCCTGGCAGGTAGAGTTATCGTGAAGGGCGAGAATGCGATGAATCCCCAGACACTTCTTCTTCATGTGAAGCGCCCATTGCTGCAGATCAGCAATCTCGCTATCCACTTCAACCGTAAGGTGAATGATGGTGTGAAGTTGAGCAAGCAGAAGGATGTACTCCCTATCCTCGGCATCATCAATGATGAACTGGAGAAGGGTAACCTCCTGATGAATGTGATAACCGGCGAACTGAATATCCAGAAAGAGGATGTTCTTGATTTCGATCTCTATCTGGCTGATGCCACTCCAGCCTGCACCTTCGGTGTACACGATGAGTTTATCTCTTCAGGCAGACTCGACGACCTGTCTATGTGCTGGGCTGGTGTAGAGGCGATGATTGCATCTGTTGCCAATGATACCACCCAGGTTCTCGCCATCTTCGATAATGAAGAAACGGGGTCTCAGACCAAACAGGGAGCCGGAAGTCCATTTCTTTCATATATGCTCCAGCGCATTGCCCTGGCACAGAGCCATACAGAAGAGGCTTATTATCAGGCAGTAGAGCGTGCCTTCATGATTTCAGCCGATAATGCGCATGCCTGGCATCCTAACTATAGCGAGAAGTTCGACCCTACGAATCATCCTAAGTTGGGCGGTGGTCCGGTCATCAAGTTCAATGCAGCCCAGAAGTATGCGAGCGATGCTGTATCAGCAGCCATCTTCGCCAACATCTGCGATGCAGCCGGTGTACCATGCCAGCGTTTCGTAAACCACAGCGATGTAGCAGGTGGCAGCACCTTGGGCAATATCCTCGCCTCTTCCATCCCATTGAAGGGTGTGGATATGGGCAATGCCATCCTCGCTATGCACAGTTGCCGCGAAACCGGTAGCGTTATCGACCATGAATATTGCGTGAAGGCTTTCACCAAGTTCTATCAGTTGTAA
- a CDS encoding ATP-binding protein, which produces MKRYKSCTLIILLLLASALQAYAHISRNMFMLSNLNADNGLSSPRVYSIVEAEDGAMWISTKRGVDRYNGQQVTNYTLYTEMPYSDASGRCIKLTKDAQHLIYAYDNKGKVYIYDKRKDTFVLKCNLQKILGGSIVLNELLVDGKGNFWLAMDRGIYCLSAATDGKEIVRETAKGRFVLKNTYINHIQFIGQKLLIGTFKDVYCYSVSARKLEKKISGSSVVSSYHDIAGHRIWLGTFHEGVKVMDDRTWKLIKSADFQSLQNIPKIPVRSIILYDKQTLLMAVDGAGIYAYDSSNKQTRLLLDTDGRPCNVLNGNGLYTLCCNRFGDLWTGSYSGGVDLAIPMKHTLEYITHEYLNSQSLIDNCVNDVFQSRDGKIWYATDKGVSVYDAQTRLWHHGLYNKVALTICQTVDGRILVGTYGNGVYQVHADGTSMPAYSVETGMLKSDYVFSLFTDSDGNIWVGCLDGDMACFPSDKYNLNGTGKSVFYLPVNEVQCITESLDKRFIAVGTSHGGYLIDKREPLHPRRFFYPEQYPGKDINLFVNSMSFQDSRHIWIGTDGGGLYDYDFLTKKFKRYTNQDALPSNTVYGLIKGINGNLWISTDKGLAFMKQGKIVNLNIFKGMEREYNRMSVACTSDGRVLFGSNDGVVALTPMFAKGLNYAAPLRIHSVEVEGVERSDYWNECLFEMLKEGKLSLSHNENTLVVSFESINYQYQYDIQYQYYLEGYDRNWSKPSSNQLARFVNLPSGSYVLHVKAICRSNGRELGETTLEIHIAQPWWNTWWAWIIYLCIFAAILYFVWQYYKERLQRKYYDEKINFFVNTAHNIRTPLSLVLAPLDNLANDSSLSEKSRGFLDMAHRNGNKLLKMVTELLDFQKVEQSAEQVRLQDIELPMLLRVQLEKFVLAAQEKHIQLCIETCPQQQIHSDVKMMDLILENLLSNAIKYTPQGGKVTLSASVEGKMAMIHVCDTGIGIPKAEIKSIFKTFFRASNAINSQEMGSGLGLMLTRKLVEKLGGKLSFVSEEGKGTTFCVKMPLGHVTDSSVRLVGEKKNVATESSLAEDKHDETCQTVSSAVLQDADVSTDTLLFVDDNEDLRKYIRMTFGDSYQVVDVESAEAALKYLKEGGVCDIVVSDVMMPGMHGDEFCRSIKENKETSWLPVILLTAKAGRDFMIEGLGLGADDYIAKPFDTAILASKVASILKNRRRLSQYYMDRSLALVRGEVASESASSEQIVGSASSNERLEPTGVSEEKKDDTVLNKQGQTFENVAEAVLDPQDQAFVDKATRLVLTHLSDTDFNIDRLCREMAMSRTLFYGRLKTLTGQSPQDFMRLIRLEQAAIFLKQGDSVLDVSVKAGFVNVKYFSTVFKKHFGVSPSKYL; this is translated from the coding sequence ATGAAACGATATAAATCCTGCACTCTAATTATATTGCTGCTGTTGGCATCGGCTCTTCAGGCATATGCGCATATTTCCAGAAATATGTTCATGCTTTCCAATCTCAATGCTGACAATGGTCTTTCCAGCCCTCGAGTTTATTCTATTGTCGAGGCTGAGGATGGTGCCATGTGGATAAGTACTAAGCGTGGAGTTGACCGATATAATGGGCAACAAGTAACCAATTATACTTTATACACAGAGATGCCGTATAGTGATGCTAGTGGTAGATGTATTAAACTGACTAAGGATGCGCAACATCTGATTTACGCCTACGACAACAAGGGAAAGGTGTATATATATGATAAGAGGAAAGATACATTTGTTTTGAAATGTAATCTTCAGAAAATTTTAGGTGGAAGTATCGTGTTGAACGAACTGTTGGTAGACGGAAAGGGCAATTTCTGGTTAGCTATGGATAGAGGCATTTATTGCTTATCAGCAGCTACTGATGGAAAGGAGATAGTTCGGGAGACAGCTAAGGGTAGGTTTGTATTGAAAAATACCTATATAAATCATATCCAATTTATAGGTCAGAAACTCTTGATAGGAACATTTAAAGATGTTTATTGCTATTCGGTGTCTGCCCGGAAGTTAGAAAAGAAGATTAGTGGCAGTTCTGTAGTATCCTCTTATCATGATATTGCGGGACATCGTATCTGGCTGGGTACTTTTCACGAAGGAGTTAAAGTGATGGATGATCGTACTTGGAAGCTGATAAAATCTGCTGATTTCCAATCTTTGCAAAACATTCCTAAAATTCCAGTACGTTCAATCATTTTATATGATAAGCAGACTCTTCTGATGGCTGTAGATGGAGCTGGAATATATGCTTATGACAGTTCGAATAAACAAACCAGACTCTTGCTTGATACAGATGGACGTCCGTGTAACGTGTTGAATGGTAATGGATTATATACCTTGTGCTGCAATCGTTTTGGCGATTTATGGACAGGCTCTTACTCGGGAGGAGTAGATTTGGCAATACCGATGAAACATACATTGGAATATATCACACATGAATATCTCAACAGTCAATCACTGATAGATAATTGTGTGAACGATGTTTTCCAAAGCCGTGATGGGAAAATATGGTATGCCACAGATAAAGGAGTAAGTGTCTATGATGCGCAGACTCGTCTTTGGCATCATGGATTATATAATAAGGTGGCGCTTACGATTTGTCAGACTGTAGACGGCAGAATTCTGGTTGGTACCTATGGTAATGGCGTATATCAGGTTCATGCTGATGGCACTAGTATGCCTGCTTATTCTGTGGAAACAGGAATGTTGAAGAGTGATTACGTATTCAGTCTTTTTACTGATAGCGATGGTAATATTTGGGTGGGATGTTTGGATGGAGATATGGCTTGTTTCCCTTCAGATAAATATAATTTGAATGGAACGGGAAAGTCGGTATTCTATCTGCCTGTCAACGAAGTGCAATGCATCACGGAATCACTGGATAAGCGTTTTATTGCTGTAGGAACTTCGCATGGAGGCTATTTGATTGATAAGCGTGAACCTTTGCATCCTCGTCGTTTCTTTTATCCTGAACAGTATCCCGGTAAAGACATTAATTTGTTTGTCAACAGTATGTCTTTTCAGGATTCCCGTCATATCTGGATTGGAACGGATGGAGGAGGACTCTATGATTATGATTTCCTGACAAAGAAGTTTAAGCGCTATACGAATCAGGACGCTTTGCCTTCTAATACTGTTTATGGACTTATAAAAGGTATTAATGGCAATTTGTGGATCAGTACGGATAAAGGATTGGCTTTCATGAAACAGGGGAAGATAGTAAACCTCAACATCTTTAAGGGAATGGAACGTGAGTATAACCGAATGTCTGTTGCGTGTACTTCAGATGGCAGGGTGCTTTTTGGCAGCAACGATGGAGTTGTCGCTTTGACTCCTATGTTTGCCAAAGGTTTGAATTATGCCGCTCCACTTCGTATTCATAGTGTTGAGGTTGAAGGTGTCGAACGTTCCGATTACTGGAATGAATGTCTCTTTGAAATGTTGAAGGAAGGCAAATTGAGTCTTAGCCATAATGAGAATACGCTGGTTGTTTCTTTCGAGAGTATCAATTATCAATACCAGTATGATATCCAATATCAATATTATTTGGAAGGATACGACCGTAATTGGAGTAAACCATCTTCTAATCAGTTGGCACGATTTGTAAATTTGCCTTCGGGCAGCTATGTGCTTCATGTAAAGGCTATCTGCAGAAGTAATGGTAGAGAATTGGGAGAAACAACTTTGGAAATTCATATAGCCCAACCTTGGTGGAATACCTGGTGGGCATGGATTATCTATCTCTGTATTTTTGCTGCCATCTTATATTTTGTCTGGCAGTATTACAAAGAGCGCTTACAGCGAAAGTATTATGATGAGAAAATCAATTTCTTCGTTAATACTGCCCATAACATACGTACTCCTTTGAGTCTCGTGTTGGCTCCTCTTGATAATCTGGCTAATGATTCCAGCTTGAGTGAGAAAAGTCGTGGATTCTTGGATATGGCGCATCGCAACGGCAACAAACTGTTGAAGATGGTTACAGAATTGCTTGACTTCCAAAAGGTAGAGCAGTCTGCCGAACAGGTTCGCCTGCAAGATATAGAATTGCCGATGCTTTTACGTGTGCAGTTGGAAAAGTTTGTATTGGCAGCTCAGGAGAAGCATATTCAACTGTGTATTGAAACGTGTCCGCAGCAACAGATTCATTCTGATGTCAAAATGATGGATCTGATATTGGAAAATCTTCTCTCGAATGCTATCAAATATACACCTCAAGGTGGAAAGGTTACGTTGTCGGCTTCTGTTGAAGGTAAGATGGCTATGATTCATGTATGTGATACAGGTATAGGTATTCCAAAGGCCGAAATTAAGAGTATCTTCAAGACCTTCTTCAGGGCTTCTAATGCGATAAATTCTCAGGAAATGGGAAGTGGATTAGGACTGATGCTTACACGGAAGCTTGTAGAGAAATTAGGAGGAAAGCTTAGTTTCGTAAGTGAGGAAGGAAAGGGTACTACTTTCTGTGTGAAGATGCCATTAGGTCATGTAACAGATTCTTCTGTCCGGCTTGTAGGAGAAAAGAAAAATGTTGCAACTGAATCTTCTTTAGCTGAAGATAAGCATGATGAAACTTGCCAGACTGTGTCTTCTGCGGTTCTGCAGGATGCTGATGTTTCAACGGATACACTTCTTTTTGTCGATGACAATGAAGATCTTCGCAAATATATCAGAATGACTTTTGGTGATTCTTATCAAGTAGTTGATGTAGAGAGTGCAGAGGCTGCCTTGAAATATTTGAAAGAGGGCGGGGTATGTGATATCGTTGTTTCTGATGTCATGATGCCGGGAATGCACGGAGATGAGTTCTGTCGCAGCATCAAGGAAAATAAGGAAACATCATGGCTGCCTGTTATCCTGCTGACTGCTAAGGCTGGTCGTGACTTTATGATAGAGGGACTCGGACTTGGTGCTGATGACTATATAGCCAAGCCATTCGATACAGCTATTCTTGCGAGTAAGGTTGCCAGTATTTTGAAGAATCGTCGCCGGTTGAGTCAGTATTATATGGACAGAAGCCTTGCACTTGTTAGAGGAGAGGTTGCTTCTGAGTCTGCCTCTTCCGAGCAGATTGTGGGTTCTGCTTCTTCCAATGAACGCTTGGAACCTACTGGAGTTTCTGAAGAGAAAAAGGATGATACTGTTTTGAATAAGCAAGGCCAGACATTCGAAAATGTGGCAGAAGCTGTTCTGGATCCACAAGACCAGGCTTTTGTAGATAAAGCTACCCGTTTGGTGTTGACTCATCTGAGCGACACAGACTTTAATATCGACCGACTCTGTAGAGAGATGGCGATGAGCAGAACGCTTTTCTATGGTAGGCTGAAGACTCTTACGGGTCAAAGTCCGCAGGATTTTATGCGTTTGATACGTCTGGAGCAGGCTGCAATCTTCCTGAAACAGGGGGATAGTGTGCTGGATGTATCTGTGAAAGCCGGTTTTGTAAATGTGAAGTACTTTAGTACTGTATTTAAAAAGCACTTTGGGGTTTCTCCAAGTAAGTATCTGTAA
- a CDS encoding glycoside hydrolase family 5 protein, whose amino-acid sequence MRRNFLKISLFLIGVFTCFSCEASTLPSSGSSDGVGESIPTAQQWNKDVVGWNLGNEFECSAPGQDGESMQIGNPDGSIHAETAWGNPVVTKKMIQAVKKAGFNAIRIPIRWQCHITNAQAMSIDKAWIARIKEVVGWCLDNGLKVIINVHHEKWLESRPTYQYKEENCQKLALLWMNIASEFANYDYRLAFAGTNEVHIKDNWGKPTAENLEVQNAYNQIFVDVVRATGGNNAKRHLILQTYVCNPWFGIENGDFIIPKDAEDNGNNYMSVEFHYYQPWSYAGDCTYDYWGDAYKDAGKIPADNEKTMTDFFDKAVNTWSNKGLGIVIGEWGVTDHYKSNSEKVHENMTYYCKFLTTEARKRGFSTFVWDNNHFGNGSEKYGIFDRFKSMKVNAPWILEGIFGKE is encoded by the coding sequence ATGAGAAGGAACTTTTTGAAAATTAGCCTCTTTTTAATAGGCGTCTTCACATGTTTCTCATGCGAAGCAAGTACATTGCCCTCATCCGGCAGTTCTGATGGTGTAGGCGAATCCATACCTACTGCCCAGCAATGGAATAAAGATGTTGTGGGGTGGAATCTTGGCAACGAATTCGAGTGCTCAGCTCCTGGACAGGATGGTGAGTCGATGCAGATTGGCAACCCTGATGGTTCTATCCATGCAGAGACAGCCTGGGGCAATCCCGTTGTTACCAAGAAGATGATACAAGCCGTGAAGAAGGCAGGTTTCAATGCCATCCGTATTCCAATCCGTTGGCAGTGCCACATTACCAACGCTCAGGCGATGAGCATCGACAAGGCTTGGATTGCTCGCATCAAGGAGGTGGTGGGCTGGTGCCTTGACAACGGTTTGAAGGTTATCATCAATGTGCATCATGAAAAATGGCTCGAAAGTCGTCCTACCTATCAATATAAGGAAGAAAACTGCCAGAAGCTTGCGCTCCTCTGGATGAATATCGCCTCTGAGTTTGCCAATTATGATTATCGTCTTGCTTTCGCAGGAACTAACGAAGTGCATATCAAAGATAACTGGGGCAAACCTACTGCCGAGAACCTCGAAGTGCAGAATGCTTACAATCAGATATTCGTGGATGTGGTTCGTGCCACAGGCGGCAACAATGCCAAGCGCCACCTCATCTTACAGACTTACGTTTGTAACCCTTGGTTTGGCATCGAGAATGGAGATTTCATCATTCCGAAGGATGCCGAAGACAATGGCAACAACTATATGAGTGTGGAATTCCACTACTATCAGCCATGGAGCTACGCCGGCGATTGCACCTACGATTACTGGGGTGATGCCTACAAGGATGCTGGCAAGATACCTGCAGACAACGAGAAGACGATGACGGATTTCTTCGACAAGGCGGTGAATACCTGGAGCAACAAAGGACTGGGTATCGTAATAGGAGAGTGGGGAGTAACCGATCACTATAAGTCAAACTCAGAGAAAGTGCATGAAAACATGACCTACTACTGTAAGTTCTTGACTACGGAGGCTCGCAAACGAGGCTTCTCTACTTTCGTTTGGGACAACAACCACTTCGGCAACGGCTCTGAGAAGTATGGCATCTTCGACCGTTTCAAGAGTATGAAGGTGAATGCTCCTTGGATTCTCGAAGGAATCTTTGGGAAAGAATAA